A window of the Lactobacillus amylovorus DSM 20531 genome harbors these coding sequences:
- a CDS encoding SLAP domain-containing protein: protein MKKNLRIVSVTALLAVAPVAASAVSTVSAADAATTTTATQVKDLGTLKGTIVLDRGSNTQFSVKLSDAQKDAILQLGGADLSNAKPEDMKDIAVKSATGQNANGVFQQTITFTVNNKPYQVTVNAKFASQQGTPYFYNKDTNTVVNDGSTVSLNEIANGFTPDSLLTAIKKHYAWKTSDQSNDNIEMTTTASDVESQLVAQDLKRASNGSFDYPANGFNLKLTAKTENGNTASITVRINASVNYNAPAFVFDGNVYYNDNVMSNGKTSGNLVLKDTDKTKVIVNGKFNDAIVTDSVKTYVQSAFGTTFDKTAADLAAHQQLINPSNIKIDSSKVNASVAGLYPVTITATNPAGFTSKLVVYAIVMGPTEKAPQEYVKADNTKVYNINGNVVSEAANISTLSKGATVYTFGKVTVNGVEYTRINKEGSNEFVKSSDLTATKPDTTVPSQSKTIMHNAYVYKSSKKRANKVTLKKGTVVTTYGGTDTFKIGNNTEKTYVKASNF from the coding sequence ATGAAGAAAAATTTAAGAATTGTTAGCGTTACTGCTTTATTAGCTGTTGCTCCAGTTGCTGCTTCTGCCGTATCTACTGTTTCAGCTGCTGACGCTGCTACAACTACTACTGCTACTCAAGTAAAAGATCTTGGTACTTTAAAGGGTACTATTGTGCTTGACCGTGGCTCAAACACTCAATTTAGCGTTAAGTTAAGCGATGCTCAAAAAGATGCTATCTTGCAATTAGGTGGTGCTGATTTAAGCAATGCTAAGCCTGAAGACATGAAGGACATTGCTGTTAAGTCAGCAACTGGTCAAAATGCAAATGGTGTATTCCAACAAACTATTACATTTACTGTAAACAACAAACCTTACCAAGTTACTGTAAATGCTAAGTTTGCTAGCCAACAAGGTACTCCTTACTTCTACAACAAAGATACCAACACTGTTGTAAATGATGGTAGCACTGTTTCATTAAATGAAATTGCTAACGGCTTTACACCAGATTCACTTTTGACTGCTATTAAGAAACACTACGCTTGGAAGACTAGTGATCAATCAAACGATAACATTGAAATGACTACTACTGCTTCAGATGTTGAAAGCCAATTAGTAGCTCAAGACTTGAAGCGTGCTTCAAACGGTAGCTTTGATTACCCAGCAAACGGCTTCAACCTTAAGTTAACTGCTAAGACAGAAAATGGTAACACTGCTTCAATCACTGTAAGAATTAACGCTTCAGTAAACTACAACGCACCAGCATTTGTATTTGATGGAAATGTTTACTACAATGACAACGTTATGTCAAACGGTAAGACTTCTGGCAATTTAGTACTTAAGGATACTGATAAGACAAAGGTTATTGTAAACGGTAAGTTTAACGATGCTATTGTAACTGATTCTGTCAAAACTTACGTACAAAGCGCTTTTGGTACTACTTTTGACAAGACTGCAGCAGACTTAGCTGCTCACCAACAATTAATTAACCCAAGCAACATCAAGATTGATTCAAGCAAGGTTAATGCAAGTGTTGCAGGTTTGTACCCAGTAACTATTACTGCTACTAACCCAGCTGGCTTCACTTCAAAGCTTGTTGTTTACGCAATTGTAATGGGTCCTACTGAAAAGGCTCCACAAGAATACGTAAAGGCTGATAACACTAAGGTTTACAACATTAACGGTAACGTTGTTTCAGAAGCTGCTAATATTTCAACACTTTCAAAGGGTGCAACTGTTTACACCTTCGGCAAGGTAACTGTTAACGGTGTTGAATACACTCGTATCAACAAGGAAGGCTCAAACGAATTCGTAAAGAGCTCAGACTTAACTGCAACTAAGCCAGACACTACTGTTCCAAGCCAAAGCAAGACTATTATGCACAACGCATACGTTTACAAGTCTTCAAAGAAGCGTGCTAACAAGGTTACCTTGAAGAAGGGTACTGTAGTAACTACTTACGGTGGTACTGACACATTCAAGATCGGTAACAACACTGAAAAGACTTACGTAAAGGCTTCAAACTTTTAA
- the slpH gene encoding S-layer protein SlpH: MKKNSRIVSFAAAALLAVAPVVATAMPVNAATTINAGSAINTNTNAKYDVDVTPSISAVAAVAKSDTMPAISGSLTGSISASYNGKSYTANLPTDSENATITDSNNTTVKPAALEAGKPYTVTVPGVSFNFGSENAGKDITIGSANPNVTFTKDKGDQPASTVKVTLDQDGVAKLSSVQIKNVYAIDTTYNSNVNFYDVTTGAIVTTGAVSIDADNQGQLNTASVVAAINSKYFAAQYADKKLTEDNVTFNTETAVKDALKAQKIEVSPVGYFKAPHTFTVNVKATSKINGKSATLPVTVTVPNVAEPVVPSQSKTVMHNAYFYDKDAKRVGTDKVTRYNTVTVAMNTTKLANGISYYEVIENGKATGKYINADNIDGTKRTLKHNAYVYKTSKKRANKVVLKKGTEVTTYGGSYTFKNGKQYYKIGNNTDKTYVKASNF; this comes from the coding sequence ATGAAGAAAAATTCAAGAATTGTTAGCTTTGCTGCTGCTGCTTTATTAGCTGTTGCACCTGTTGTTGCAACTGCTATGCCAGTTAACGCTGCTACTACTATTAACGCTGGTTCAGCTATCAATACTAATACTAATGCTAAGTACGATGTTGACGTAACTCCAAGCATATCTGCTGTTGCTGCAGTTGCTAAGAGCGATACTATGCCAGCTATCTCAGGTAGCCTTACTGGTAGTATTTCAGCAAGTTACAATGGTAAGTCATACACTGCTAACTTACCAACGGATTCAGAAAATGCTACTATTACCGATAGTAATAATACGACTGTTAAGCCAGCTGCATTAGAAGCTGGCAAGCCTTACACAGTAACTGTTCCTGGTGTTTCATTTAACTTTGGTTCAGAAAATGCAGGTAAGGATATTACTATTGGTTCAGCTAACCCAAATGTAACCTTTACTAAAGATAAAGGTGACCAACCTGCTTCAACTGTAAAGGTTACGTTAGACCAAGATGGTGTTGCTAAGCTTTCAAGTGTACAAATTAAGAATGTTTACGCAATTGACACTACTTACAACAGCAATGTAAACTTCTACGATGTAACAACTGGTGCTATTGTAACAACTGGTGCTGTTTCTATTGACGCTGACAACCAAGGTCAACTTAACACTGCATCTGTTGTAGCTGCAATTAATTCTAAGTACTTTGCAGCACAATATGCTGATAAGAAGTTGACTGAGGATAATGTTACATTTAACACTGAAACTGCTGTCAAGGATGCTTTAAAGGCTCAAAAGATTGAAGTAAGCCCAGTAGGTTACTTCAAGGCTCCACATACTTTCACTGTTAATGTTAAGGCAACTTCAAAAATTAACGGTAAGTCAGCTACTTTACCAGTAACTGTAACTGTTCCTAACGTTGCAGAACCTGTTGTTCCAAGTCAAAGCAAGACTGTTATGCACAACGCATACTTCTACGACAAGGACGCTAAGCGTGTTGGTACTGACAAGGTAACTCGTTACAACACTGTAACTGTTGCTATGAACACTACTAAGCTTGCTAACGGTATTTCATACTACGAAGTAATCGAAAACGGCAAGGCAACTGGCAAGTACATCAACGCAGACAACATCGATGGTACTAAGCGTACTTTGAAGCACAACGCATACGTTTACAAGACTTCAAAGAAGCGTGCTAACAAGGTTGTTCTTAAGAAGGGTACTGAAGTAACTACTTACGGTGGTTCATACACCTTCAAGAACGGTAAGCAATACTACAAGATCGGTAACAACACTGACAAGACTTACGTAAAGGCTTCAAACTTTTAA
- a CDS encoding DUF2922 domain-containing protein — MAKTTKTLKLTFLNGKNKKTSVTLGDAMDNFTAEQVRGAMTTIASANVFEKDGVKNYVTPQYASYIERTVSDIFNDGDADQAESADEQD, encoded by the coding sequence ATGGCTAAGACTACTAAGACTTTGAAGTTAACTTTTTTGAATGGTAAGAACAAGAAGACAAGTGTTACGTTGGGGGATGCAATGGATAATTTTACTGCAGAACAAGTTCGCGGTGCGATGACTACTATTGCGTCAGCTAACGTATTTGAGAAAGACGGTGTTAAGAATTACGTTACTCCTCAATATGCTTCATATATTGAACGTACTGTTAGCGACATCTTTAACGATGGGGATGCTGATCAAGCAGAATCTGCAGACGAGCAAGACTAA
- a CDS encoding DUF1659 domain-containing protein, with product MNFELTEQSIQFTFGNKEYKSGLKNRSFKNVSKDAQADALQNVGKAIASLQDDSLDDAILIQRRRIVEAAE from the coding sequence ATGAATTTTGAATTAACTGAACAATCAATCCAATTTACTTTCGGTAACAAGGAATACAAGAGCGGACTTAAGAACCGTAGCTTCAAGAATGTGTCTAAGGATGCGCAAGCTGATGCCCTTCAAAATGTGGGTAAGGCAATTGCAAGTCTTCAAGACGATTCACTTGATGATGCGATCTTAATTCAGAGAAGACGTATTGTCGAAGCAGCTGAATAA
- a CDS encoding RNA-guided endonuclease InsQ/TnpB family protein has translation MIKTQVVELRPNKTMRKQLDNLCDYRRYCWNLALATWQTMYDAHTLNKTDNPSPNERRVRDELVANKADWQFSLSARCLQLTVKDLANAWKAFFDKAQTDWSKPQFKSKKNIRQGFKTDRAKVINGKLRLDKPKNISSWYNISTYEKLKMTQIKIASIFRERHHYYAALSYEEDIPAKTKTGTKTAIDVNVGHFNYTEGQISVLPTKLQKIYKRIKHYQKVLARKRKINGKLATQSNNYVQVRTKLQRDYRKAANIQNDLLQKFTTYLVNNYDQIVIEDLQVKKMMMSHVASKGMQRSLFGKFRQVLTYKCEWYKKGLILADKTYPSTQRCAKCGYVKTGDEKITLSGNKKYGTKHNEYVCYKCGYQNDRDDNAVLNLLVLAK, from the coding sequence TTGATTAAGACTCAAGTAGTTGAATTAAGACCAAATAAAACGATGAGAAAGCAATTGGATAATCTTTGCGATTATCGTAGATATTGTTGGAATCTAGCTTTGGCTACCTGGCAGACAATGTATGATGCTCATACTTTAAATAAGACTGATAATCCCAGTCCTAATGAGCGACGAGTTCGAGATGAACTTGTTGCAAATAAAGCAGATTGGCAATTTTCTTTGTCTGCTAGATGTCTGCAACTAACTGTTAAGGATCTAGCAAATGCTTGGAAGGCCTTCTTTGATAAAGCTCAAACTGATTGGAGTAAGCCACAGTTTAAATCAAAGAAAAATATTAGACAAGGCTTTAAAACCGATCGAGCTAAGGTAATTAATGGCAAGCTTCGATTAGACAAACCGAAAAATATTTCGTCTTGGTATAATATTTCAACCTATGAGAAGCTTAAAATGACGCAGATAAAAATTGCTAGTATCTTCAGAGAAAGACACCATTATTATGCAGCCCTTTCTTACGAAGAAGACATTCCAGCTAAAACAAAGACTGGCACAAAAACAGCTATAGATGTTAATGTTGGTCATTTTAACTATACCGAAGGTCAAATCAGTGTTTTACCAACTAAATTGCAGAAAATATACAAACGAATCAAGCATTATCAAAAAGTGCTAGCAAGAAAAAGAAAGATCAATGGTAAATTAGCTACTCAAAGCAATAATTATGTACAAGTGAGAACCAAACTTCAACGTGATTATCGCAAGGCGGCAAATATTCAAAACGATCTTTTGCAAAAATTTACTACTTATTTGGTAAATAACTACGATCAAATTGTTATTGAGGATCTACAAGTTAAGAAAATGATGATGTCGCATGTTGCTTCAAAAGGAATGCAAAGATCGTTATTTGGTAAATTTAGGCAGGTTCTAACATATAAATGTGAGTGGTATAAAAAAGGGTTAATTTTAGCTGATAAAACATATCCTTCAACACAAAGATGTGCTAAATGTGGTTATGTTAAAACAGGTGACGAAAAGATCACTTTATCTGGTAATAAAAAATATGGTACCAAGCACAACGAATATGTATGCTATAAATGTGGTTATCAAAATGATCGCGATGATAATGCAGTATTAAATCTTTTAGTTTTAGCAAAATAA
- a CDS encoding AAA family ATPase, with protein sequence MLIEFRLKNYASFKNEAILSAQTGERLYKYKDTNTFQGKDVSLLKNLLIFGPNGAGKSRLLRGLDVMKHLVLNGGAKAVTDPLIYTPFIFNERNQHEDTTFGIVIQFNKQIYDYSFSYNNEQISTEKLVLINGDKEETYFERTGQDFSIIPDNLKDLIPRLRKNALFLFLAQQNNDSPASDIYKWFAEDLSIILSGNHVIIDKEFAELLKNKQIKDELLSFLQAADFNISDITVRNIPYSTGSDPLDTSPRTVPMLFTSHKVYNDDGDLLGQAELPLTEESDGTKRILYIALVILDAQMHGNHRTILFDEFDSSLHPELARTLIQIFNSKENLNQFILTTQDVQLLDNPIRIDQIYLVDKNFQGVSDLKSVFDFSNPRTSGRLDVNLAKKYIEGKFGSMPVVDTEGLMDILQEIHKGTDNEKTKE encoded by the coding sequence ATGCTAATAGAATTCAGACTAAAGAACTATGCTTCCTTTAAGAACGAAGCAATTTTATCCGCTCAAACCGGCGAAAGATTATATAAGTACAAGGACACCAACACATTCCAAGGCAAGGATGTTTCTCTGCTCAAGAATCTCCTGATCTTCGGGCCTAACGGTGCCGGAAAATCTAGATTGCTCCGCGGACTAGATGTAATGAAGCATCTTGTTCTCAATGGTGGCGCTAAGGCTGTGACCGATCCCCTAATATACACCCCATTTATTTTTAACGAGAGGAATCAACATGAAGACACAACCTTTGGTATTGTCATTCAATTCAACAAGCAGATCTATGACTATTCTTTCAGCTATAATAATGAACAGATTTCCACTGAAAAGCTTGTACTCATCAACGGCGACAAGGAAGAAACATACTTTGAAAGAACTGGGCAAGATTTTTCAATTATTCCTGATAATCTGAAAGATCTCATCCCTCGCCTAAGGAAGAATGCCCTCTTCTTGTTCTTAGCCCAGCAAAACAACGATAGCCCTGCAAGTGATATTTACAAGTGGTTCGCCGAAGATTTATCTATCATCCTGTCTGGCAACCACGTAATCATCGACAAGGAATTCGCAGAGCTATTGAAAAATAAGCAAATAAAAGATGAACTACTCTCCTTCTTGCAAGCTGCTGACTTTAACATTTCTGACATCACAGTAAGAAACATTCCATATTCAACTGGTAGTGATCCTTTAGACACCAGTCCTAGAACCGTCCCTATGCTTTTCACCAGTCACAAGGTCTACAACGATGACGGTGACTTGCTAGGGCAAGCCGAACTTCCATTAACTGAAGAATCCGACGGAACCAAACGCATTTTGTACATTGCCTTGGTAATTCTGGATGCTCAAATGCATGGTAATCACAGAACTATCTTGTTTGACGAATTTGATTCTTCATTGCATCCCGAACTCGCCAGAACATTAATCCAAATCTTCAACTCAAAAGAGAATTTGAATCAGTTCATTTTGACTACTCAAGATGTGCAACTACTAGATAATCCAATCCGAATCGACCAAATCTATCTCGTCGACAAGAACTTCCAAGGCGTCAGTGATTTGAAATCAGTCTTTGACTTTAGCAATCCCCGAACCAGTGGCAGACTCGATGTCAACTTGGCCAAGAAGTACATCGAGGGCAAATTCGGCAGTATGCCTGTAGTTGATACAGAAGGATTGATGGATATTTTGCAAGAGATTCATAAAGGAACCGACAATGAGAAAACGAAAGAGTAA
- a CDS encoding RloB family protein — MRKRKSKKLDLRPTIRIYCEGKTEENYFNMLKQKYHQSNVSVNSRYSIKVKSMARSGMALLHDVLEDPKLNKQDKIFLVFDHDEHTPQELSECFDQAKKSRYDITILFSNICFEVWILMHFEPVTAAYTRKQLFAKLSGEKYFNEEYSRNKGQKINILRDRISTAVKNANRISSPSDESTKIIKKDPYTNVNLYLKDIFQTEQY, encoded by the coding sequence ATGAGAAAACGAAAGAGTAAAAAGTTAGACCTACGTCCAACAATTAGAATTTACTGCGAAGGCAAAACTGAAGAGAATTACTTCAACATGCTCAAGCAGAAATATCATCAAAGCAATGTATCCGTAAATTCACGCTACTCTATCAAAGTAAAATCAATGGCTCGTTCAGGAATGGCTTTGTTGCACGATGTGCTAGAAGACCCTAAATTAAATAAGCAAGACAAGATATTTTTAGTTTTTGACCACGATGAACACACTCCACAAGAATTATCGGAATGCTTTGATCAAGCCAAAAAATCTAGATATGATATTACGATTCTATTCTCAAACATTTGCTTCGAAGTTTGGATCTTAATGCACTTTGAACCAGTAACTGCTGCTTACACTAGAAAACAACTTTTTGCTAAATTATCAGGCGAGAAATATTTCAATGAAGAATACTCTAGAAACAAAGGACAAAAGATAAACATCCTTCGTGATAGAATATCAACCGCAGTTAAGAATGCTAATCGAATTTCTTCACCTAGTGATGAATCTACTAAGATCATCAAGAAAGATCCTTACACCAACGTAAATTTATATCTAAAAGATATTTTCCAAACGGAACAATATTAA
- a CDS encoding KUP/HAK/KT family potassium transporter has product MNNTSKRMSAAGLLIAIGIVYGDIGTSPLYVMKSIVTENGGIANVNRELIVGSISLILWTVTLLTTVKYVMIALKATNHGEGGIFSLYALVRKRAKWLVIPALIGGAALLADGTLTPAVTVTTSIEGLKNMRFGDVIPVPSQEVVIMITIIILVILFSIQRMGTSVIGKAFGPIMLVWFTFLGVVGIANLSHDWSLLEAINPIHAIRILFSPANKVGILILGSVFLATTGAEALYSDVGHVGKANIIGSWPYVFVCLSLNYLGQGAWILHNASYHTGNGDFNPFFEVVPSNLRLFAIALATIAAIIASQALITGSFTLVAEASSLKFLPRMNIIYPSTEKGQIYIPSINKMICVVTVAIVFLFRTSHHMEAAYGLAITVTMLMTTILLFEYLGKKGKPLYLRLIFLIAFAFIEGMFLISSLTKFLHGGYVTVLIAGFILAIMYVWYYGNKVRDKRESRNAYVRLDEYTDMLTNLSHDEDYPTYATNLVYMANVKYNKFIKREILYSILDKHPKRAKAYWFVTVNVTNEPFTAEYAVNTYGTKNVINVQLYLGFKKQTSVNVYLRQIVHELIADGTIEAQPQRFTTTPGRDVGDFSFVIVNDVISPQTQLVGYEKWLVEARVRLQNLSSNPASWFGLEYADTVIERVPLILGRPNPSYIKRIKPKDYSNAKSK; this is encoded by the coding sequence ATGAATAATACGTCCAAACGCATGAGTGCGGCTGGCTTACTTATCGCCATTGGTATCGTCTATGGTGATATCGGAACAAGTCCGTTATATGTAATGAAATCAATTGTGACTGAAAATGGTGGGATTGCCAACGTTAATCGAGAATTGATCGTTGGTTCAATCTCGTTAATTCTTTGGACAGTAACTTTGTTGACTACTGTCAAATATGTCATGATTGCTTTGAAGGCAACTAATCATGGCGAAGGAGGAATCTTCTCTCTTTATGCTTTAGTTAGAAAAAGAGCCAAATGGCTGGTCATCCCGGCTCTGATTGGTGGTGCAGCTCTGCTTGCCGATGGTACTTTGACACCAGCAGTGACCGTTACCACTTCGATTGAAGGGTTAAAGAATATGCGCTTTGGTGATGTGATTCCGGTTCCTTCTCAAGAAGTTGTAATTATGATTACTATCATCATTTTGGTAATTTTATTCTCAATTCAGAGGATGGGAACCAGCGTTATTGGTAAAGCATTTGGTCCAATTATGTTGGTATGGTTTACCTTTTTAGGAGTAGTTGGCATTGCTAACTTGAGCCATGATTGGAGTCTTTTGGAAGCGATTAATCCCATTCATGCTATTCGAATTTTGTTTAGTCCAGCTAATAAAGTCGGGATCCTAATTTTGGGTTCTGTCTTCTTGGCTACTACTGGTGCTGAAGCGTTATATTCGGATGTTGGACACGTAGGTAAAGCGAATATTATAGGCTCTTGGCCATATGTATTTGTTTGTCTTTCATTAAACTACCTAGGCCAAGGCGCTTGGATTTTGCATAATGCTAGCTATCATACTGGTAATGGTGACTTCAATCCATTCTTTGAAGTTGTTCCTAGCAATTTGCGTCTTTTTGCCATCGCCTTGGCTACGATCGCAGCTATCATTGCTTCCCAGGCATTGATTACTGGATCGTTTACTTTGGTCGCTGAGGCCAGCAGTTTAAAGTTTTTACCAAGAATGAATATTATTTATCCTTCAACTGAAAAAGGACAAATTTATATTCCATCAATTAACAAAATGATCTGTGTGGTAACTGTAGCAATTGTGTTCTTATTCAGAACTTCACACCACATGGAAGCAGCATATGGTTTGGCAATTACTGTCACTATGTTGATGACTACAATATTATTGTTTGAATACTTGGGTAAAAAAGGCAAACCACTTTACTTACGCTTGATCTTTTTGATTGCATTCGCTTTTATTGAAGGGATGTTCTTAATCTCCAGTTTGACTAAATTCTTACACGGCGGTTACGTAACTGTTTTAATTGCTGGCTTTATCTTGGCAATCATGTACGTTTGGTACTACGGTAACAAGGTTCGTGACAAGCGTGAATCACGCAATGCCTACGTTCGTCTTGACGAATACACCGACATGTTGACTAACTTGAGTCACGATGAAGATTACCCTACCTACGCAACTAACTTGGTTTACATGGCCAACGTTAAGTACAACAAGTTCATTAAACGTGAAATCTTGTACTCAATTTTGGATAAACATCCCAAGCGTGCGAAGGCTTACTGGTTCGTCACTGTTAACGTAACTAACGAACCATTTACCGCCGAATACGCAGTAAATACGTACGGTACTAAGAACGTAATCAACGTTCAGCTTTACTTAGGGTTCAAGAAGCAGACTAGCGTTAACGTCTACTTACGGCAAATTGTTCATGAATTGATTGCAGATGGTACGATTGAGGCTCAACCACAAAGATTCACTACTACTCCTGGTAGAGATGTAGGTGACTTCTCATTCGTTATTGTTAACGACGTCATCAGTCCACAAACCCAATTGGTTGGTTATGAAAAGTGGTTGGTTGAAGCACGTGTTCGTTTGCAGAACTTGTCATCCAACCCTGCCTCATGGTTCGGCTTGGAATATGCGGACACTGTGATCGAACGTGTTCCATTGATCTTAGGTCGTCCAAATCCATCTTACATTAAGAGAATTAAGCCTAAGGATTATTCCAACGCTAAAAGTAAATAA
- a CDS encoding M13 family metallopeptidase, with translation MNNKMAVRGGAGDILEPKVGTRPQDNLYLAVNSEWLENVKIPSDRSRIASFDNIDLDVEKKLMKDFADFADGKKEVADVPNLKKAVELYKLARDFKRRDEDGAKPIQADLALLEGIRDFADFNLKAPDLFKAAFALPFSFDVDADMKNTKINVLQFFGSSIFLPDTTTYKTDAAQKLLDVLKKQSIELLKMAGLSAGQAEEYVDDAMKFDDKVSKVVKSSEEWADYPAMYNPMPISDFEKKITNFKMDYFLKEALGEVPDRVIVAEPRYLDHFDELINEDNFDEIKGWMIVKFINGVASYLSQDFREASFPFSQALSGQPELQSQEKQAYHLANGIFSEVVGVYYGKTYFGEDAKKDVLSMIHKMLDVYEERIKNNDWLSEETKHKAIVKLRALILKIGYPDKIEEIYDRLHVTPASEGGSLYSNARAAEIEQVKYNVEKLHKPVDRSVWLMPGNLVNACYDPQRNDLTFPAAILQAPFYDLKQDRAENFGGIGTVIAHEVSHAFDNNGAQFDEYGNMKNWWTDADYAEFKKRTQAEIDLFDGIKYGPVTLNGKQIVSENIADQGGLTAAVQANKGENGDMKKLFENFARIWANKQLTESIKTQVSVDVHAPGPERANVQSQCQEEFYKAFDVKEGDGMWLDPEKRVVIW, from the coding sequence ATGAATAATAAAATGGCCGTTCGCGGCGGTGCCGGCGACATCCTCGAACCAAAAGTAGGTACTCGTCCACAAGATAATTTATACTTAGCAGTTAACTCTGAATGGCTTGAAAACGTCAAGATTCCATCAGACCGTTCAAGAATTGCCAGCTTCGACAACATTGACCTTGATGTTGAAAAGAAGTTGATGAAGGACTTCGCAGATTTTGCCGATGGTAAAAAAGAAGTTGCTGATGTACCTAACTTGAAGAAGGCAGTTGAACTTTACAAGTTAGCGCGTGACTTTAAGCGTCGTGATGAAGATGGTGCTAAGCCTATCCAAGCTGATTTAGCCTTGCTTGAAGGTATTCGTGACTTTGCTGACTTCAACTTGAAGGCTCCAGACTTGTTCAAGGCGGCTTTTGCATTGCCATTCAGCTTCGACGTTGATGCCGATATGAAGAACACTAAGATCAATGTATTGCAATTCTTCGGTTCATCAATTTTCTTGCCAGATACAACTACTTATAAGACTGATGCGGCACAAAAATTGCTCGACGTTTTGAAGAAGCAATCAATTGAGCTTCTTAAGATGGCAGGTCTTTCAGCAGGTCAAGCTGAAGAATACGTTGACGATGCCATGAAGTTCGATGACAAGGTATCTAAGGTAGTTAAGTCATCTGAAGAATGGGCAGACTACCCAGCAATGTACAACCCAATGCCAATCTCAGACTTTGAAAAGAAGATTACTAACTTCAAGATGGACTACTTCTTGAAGGAAGCTTTGGGTGAAGTTCCAGACCGCGTAATCGTCGCAGAACCTCGCTACTTGGATCACTTCGATGAATTGATTAACGAGGACAACTTCGATGAAATCAAGGGTTGGATGATCGTTAAGTTCATCAATGGTGTTGCTAGCTACTTGTCACAAGACTTCCGTGAAGCATCATTCCCATTTAGCCAAGCTTTGTCAGGTCAACCAGAACTTCAAAGCCAAGAAAAGCAAGCATACCACCTTGCTAACGGCATCTTTAGTGAAGTTGTTGGTGTTTACTACGGTAAGACTTACTTTGGCGAAGACGCTAAAAAAGACGTTTTATCAATGATTCACAAGATGCTTGATGTTTACGAAGAACGTATCAAGAACAATGACTGGCTTTCTGAAGAAACTAAGCACAAGGCAATCGTTAAGTTACGTGCCTTGATCTTGAAGATCGGTTATCCAGACAAGATTGAAGAAATCTACGATCGTTTGCACGTAACCCCAGCTAGCGAAGGTGGTAGCCTTTACTCAAACGCTAGAGCTGCTGAAATTGAACAAGTTAAGTACAACGTAGAGAAGCTGCACAAGCCAGTTGACCGTAGTGTATGGCTCATGCCAGGTAACTTGGTTAACGCTTGTTACGACCCACAAAGAAACGACTTAACTTTCCCAGCCGCAATTTTGCAAGCACCATTCTACGACTTGAAGCAAGATCGTGCTGAAAACTTCGGTGGTATCGGTACTGTTATCGCCCACGAAGTTTCACACGCATTCGACAACAACGGTGCGCAATTCGACGAATACGGTAACATGAAGAACTGGTGGACTGACGCTGACTACGCAGAATTCAAGAAGCGTACGCAAGCTGAAATCGACTTGTTCGACGGCATCAAGTATGGTCCTGTAACTTTGAACGGTAAGCAAATTGTTTCAGAAAACATTGCTGACCAAGGTGGTTTGACTGCTGCTGTTCAAGCTAACAAGGGTGAAAACGGCGATATGAAGAAGTTGTTTGAAAACTTTGCTCGTATTTGGGCTAATAAGCAACTTACTGAGTCTATTAAGACGCAAGTTTCAGTTGACGTTCACGCACCTGGTCCAGAACGTGCTAACGTCCAATCACAATGCCAAGAAGAATTCTACAAGGCATTTGACGTTAAGGAAGGCGACGGTATGTGGCTTGATCCTGAAAAACGTGTAGTGATTTGGTAG